The Streptomyces rimosus genomic interval GCGCAGCTCGGGCGACTGGTTCAGCAACTGGCCTCGGATGGAGGTGAACTTGGCCAGCCTGTCGTCCACCGCCGGGTCGAGCGGGAAGACCGCGACCCGGTGACAGTTCTGGAATGCCAGGCGCACACCGAAGTGGCGCTCCAGGGACCCGCGTATCGCGTCACTCGCCAGCGCACGCAGCAGCTGACCGCGCGCCTGCTCGTCCGGCGGCGGCGTCTGGTTGTCGGCGAACTGGCCGCCGTCCACCTTCAGCCGGACCACCAGCGAGCTGATCATCTCCCATGCGTACGGCAGGGAGGCCCGGACGCAGTCGACAAATTCCGCTTCGTCGACCTCGCCTCGCTCGGCCTGTTCGAGGAGGGCCGGTGAGACGTCGAGCGACATGAGGTTCTCCTCTCGCGGCCCCGCCGGAGCGGGGCCTCAGGGATCGGACGGGAGGCTCGCGACGGAGCGTGTCCGTATCACGACCCCCCGCTTCAACGTTAGGCCGCTCCTCCGGCCCGCACCAGGAGATTGCAGAGACAACCGGCCACCGGGGAACGGGATGGTTCAGGGGCGAATCGCGTCCGCGGCCCCCGGTCGAGTAGCGTGGCGCACCATGCGTCTCGTCATCGCCCGTTGCTCCGTGGACTACGCGGGCCGGCTCAGTGCCCACCTCCCGTCGGCCCCCCGCCTCATCCTCGTCAAGGCGGACGGTTCGGTCTCCATCCATGCGGACGACCGCGCCTACAAACCCCTGAACTGGATGTCCCCGCCGTGCACCCTCAAGGAGGGCGACGGGGTGTGGACGGTGGAGAACAAGGGCGGCGAGAAGCTCATCATCACCCTGGAAGAGGTGATGCACGACTCGTCCCACGAGCTGGGTGTGGACCCGGGCCTCATCAAGGACGGGGTGGAAGCGCACCTCCAGGAACTGCTCGCCGACCGGATCGAGACGCTCGGCGAGGGCTATTCGCTCATCCGCCGCGAATACCCCACCGCCATCGGCCCGGTGGACATCCTGTGCCGGGACGCGGACGGCGGGACGGTCGCCGTGGAGATCAAGCGGCGCGGTGAGATCGACGGTGTCGAGCAGCTCACCCGCTATCTCGAACTGCTCAACCGCGACCCGCATCTGTCCCCGGTCAAGGGCGTGTTCGCGGCCCAGGAGATCAAGCCGCAGGCCCGGGTGCTGGCCACCGACCGCGGCATCGGCTGCGTCGTGCTGGACTACAACGCGCTGCGCGGCATCGAGGACGACAAGCTGCGCCTGTTCTGAGCGCGCCCGTACCGAGCGCCTTCTCCGAGCGCCGGTACGGATGACGACGGCCCGGTACGGGAACGCCCGCCACGGTGGCGGACGGTCGCGTACCGGGCCGTCGTGCTGTGCTCAGCCGCCGTTCGTACCGCCGGTGGAGCCCCCGCCGGTCGTCGGGGCGTCCCCGCCGGTCGTGCCGCCGCCGGTCGTGCCGGAGCCGGTGGTGGTCGCCGAGGCGCTGCCGGTGCCGCCGGTGCTGCCCGAGGAGCCCGTGGGCTCTTGGCTCGTCGGCTTGTCGGTCGGCGTCGGCTTGTCCGTCGGCTTGTCGGTGGGCTTGTCCGTGGGTTTGTCGGTCGGCTTGTCGGTGGGCTTGTGCGTGGGCCTGCCGGTCGGGCTGGTGCCGCCGTCCGTCGGCCGCGTCGTCGGGTCGGTCGGGCGGGTGCTGCCGCCGGTCGGTCCGCCGGTCGTCGGGTCGGTGGCACCCCCGGTCGGGCCGGTGCTCGGCTGCGCGCTGGTGCCCGGTGTGCGGGGCGACGCCGAGCGGTGGCCGGTGACCGTGCCGGGGCGGCCGCCGTGTCCGGTCCGGGTGCGGTCGGCGCCCGGCTGGTCGGCGGGCAGGCCGTCGTCGCTCTGCCCCGGCTGGGCGGACTGCTCGGTGGTGACCTTGTTGCCCGTACCGTCGTCGGACCCGGAGACCGCGCCCAGCGTGACGACGGTGCCCAG includes:
- a CDS encoding SCO5389 family protein yields the protein MSLDVSPALLEQAERGEVDEAEFVDCVRASLPYAWEMISSLVVRLKVDGGQFADNQTPPPDEQARGQLLRALASDAIRGSLERHFGVRLAFQNCHRVAVFPLDPAVDDRLAKFTSIRGQLLNQSPELRDC
- the nucS gene encoding endonuclease NucS; translation: MRLVIARCSVDYAGRLSAHLPSAPRLILVKADGSVSIHADDRAYKPLNWMSPPCTLKEGDGVWTVENKGGEKLIITLEEVMHDSSHELGVDPGLIKDGVEAHLQELLADRIETLGEGYSLIRREYPTAIGPVDILCRDADGGTVAVEIKRRGEIDGVEQLTRYLELLNRDPHLSPVKGVFAAQEIKPQARVLATDRGIGCVVLDYNALRGIEDDKLRLF